The following are from one region of the Ochotona princeps isolate mOchPri1 chromosome 4, mOchPri1.hap1, whole genome shotgun sequence genome:
- the RCOR2 gene encoding REST corepressor 2, with protein MPSVMEKPSAGSGILSRSRAKTAPNGGQAHSEDDSSEEEHSHDSMIRVGTNYQAVIPECKPESPARYSNKELKGMLVWSPNHCVSDAKLDKYIAMAKEKHGYNIEQALGMLLWHKHDVEKSLADLANFTPFPDEWTVEDKVLFEQAFGFHGKCFQRIQQMLPDKLIPSLVKYYYSWKKTRSRTSVMDRQARRLGGRKDKEDSDELDEGRGAVSEGEPDAGDTKREPVPSRPLNARPGPGKKEVQASQYRHHPLRTRRRPPKGMYLSPEGLTAVSGSPDLANLTLRGLDSQLISLKRQVQSMKQTNSSLRQALEGGIDPLRPPEANTKFNSRWTTDEQLLAVQAIRRYGRDFGAVAEVIGNKTLTQVKTFFVSYRRRFNLEEVLQEWEAEQDGGPGAPVPTEEARRGAPVPAPAPVPAPAPEEDDEVQITSVSTSAPRAVPPAPPPPPPPASLSQPPPLLRPPLPTAPTLLRQPPPLQQGRFLQPRLAPNQPPPPLIRPALASRHSARPSPQPPPSLIGAPLEPPAPSL; from the exons ATGCCCTCGGTGATGGAGAAGCCGAGCGCAGGCTCCGGGATCCTGTCCCGCAGCCGGGCCAAGACGGCGCCCAACGGCGGCCAGGCGCACTCGGAGGATGACAGCAGCGAGGAGGAGCACTCGCACG ACAGCATGATCCGTGTTGGAACCAATTACCAGGCGGTCATTCCTGAGTGCAAGCCCG AGAGCCCAGCTCGCTACAGCAACAAGGAGTTGAAGGGGATGCTGGTTTGGTCACCCAACCACTGCGTGTCAGATGCCAAGT TGGACAAGTACATCGCCATGGCCAAGGAGAAGCATGGTTACAACATCGAGCAG gCTCTGGGCATGCTGTTGTGGCACAAGCACGATGTGGAGAAGTCACTGGCCGACCTGGCCAACTTCACCCCGTTCCCCGATGAGTGGACGGTGGAGGACAAGGTGCTGTTTGAGCAGGcctttggcttccatggcaagTGCTTCCAGAGGATTCAGCAGATG CTGCCCGACAAGCTGATTCCAAGCCTGGTGAAGTATTACTACTCCTGGAAGAAGACCCGCAGCCGTACCAGTGTGATGGACAGGCAGGCACGGCGGCTGGGGGGCCGTAAGGACAAGGAGGACAG CGATGAGCTGGACGAGGGCCGAGGAGCTGTGAGTGAGGGTGAGCCAGATGCCGGGGACACCAAGAGAGAG CCTGTGCCCTCTCGGCCCCTGAATGCCCGCCCAGGCCCCGGGAAGAAGGAGGTACAGGCATCACAGTACCGTCACCACCCACTGCGCACCCGGCGGCGCCCCCCGAAGGGCATGTACCTGAGCCCAGAGGGCCTCACTGCGGTGTCTGGAAGTCCGGACCTGGCCAACCTCACACTGCGAGGGCTGGACTCTCAGCTTATCTCACTCAAGCGCCAG GTTCAGAGCATGAAGCAGACCAACAGCAGCCTGCGCCAGGCCCTGGAGGGTGGCATCGACCCGCTGCGCCCCCCTGAG GCCAATACCAAATTCAACTCGCGTTGGACCACTGATGAACAGCTTTTGGCTGTGCAAG CCATCCGGCGGTATGGCCGAGACTTTGGGGCTGTTGCCGAGGTGATAGGGAACAAGACACTGACACAGGTGAAGACCTTCTTCGTGAGCTACCGGCGGCGTTTCAATCTGGAGGAGGTGCTGCAGGAATGGGAGGCTGAGCAGGATGGGGGGCCCGGCGCCCCAGTTCCCACGGAGGAGGCTAGGAGAGGGGCTCCGGTGCCAGCTCCGGCCCCCGTGCCTGCGCCCGCCCCAGAGGAGGATGATGAG GTGCAGATCACCTCCGTCTCCACCTCTGCACCCCGAGCTGTTCCTCCAGCTCCGCCGCCACCCCCTCCACCTGCTTCGCTGTCCCAGCCACCTCCACTGCTGAGGCCTCCGCTGCCCACGGCCCCCACGCTGCTGCGCCAGCCGCCTCCGCTGCAGCAGGGCCGCTTCCTGCAGCCTCGGTTGGCCCCAAACCAGCCCCCGCCGCCGCTCATCcgccctgccctggcctccagACACAGTGCccggcccagcccccagccccctccctctctgatcGGAGCCCCGCTGGAGCCTCCTGCGCCCTCACTCTGA